A genomic window from Companilactobacillus alimentarius DSM 20249 includes:
- the metK gene encoding methionine adenosyltransferase, producing MSKNYLFTSESVSEGHPDKVADQISDAILDAILAKDKDARVACETTVTTGLVLVVGEISTTAYVDIQSVVRKTITDIGYDGSNPGFDGNSCAVLVALDEQSPDIAQGVDDALERRDNEKDVDPLDQIGAGDQGFVFGFATNETKEFMPLPISLAHKLMRKTAEVRKNGTIDYLMPDAKSQVTIEYDGNDHPVRVDTIVLSTQHKAEASLDQVKKDIKKYVIDEVVPADMMDDKTKILINPTGRFVIGGPEGDSGLTGRKVIVDTYGGFARHGGGAFSGKDATKVDRSASYAARYIAKNLVAAGVAEKVEIQIAYAIGVARPVSIHVDTFGTSNFSEDQIEEVINKFFDLRPLGIIKMLDLQRPIYKKTAAYGHFGRTDIDLPWEKLDKVNDIKSFLKI from the coding sequence ATGTCAAAAAATTATTTATTTACTTCTGAATCAGTTTCAGAAGGACATCCAGATAAAGTTGCTGATCAAATAAGTGATGCAATTCTTGATGCTATTTTAGCAAAGGATAAAGATGCACGTGTTGCGTGCGAAACAACTGTCACAACTGGATTAGTTCTAGTTGTAGGGGAAATATCAACTACTGCATATGTTGATATTCAAAGCGTTGTTCGTAAGACCATTACCGATATTGGCTACGATGGTTCAAACCCAGGTTTTGATGGTAATAGTTGTGCCGTATTGGTGGCACTAGATGAACAGTCTCCTGATATTGCTCAGGGTGTCGATGATGCTTTGGAAAGACGTGATAACGAAAAAGACGTTGATCCATTGGATCAAATCGGTGCTGGTGATCAAGGCTTTGTTTTCGGTTTTGCAACAAACGAAACAAAAGAATTCATGCCCTTACCAATTTCTCTAGCTCACAAGTTAATGAGAAAAACAGCTGAAGTTAGAAAGAATGGAACAATTGATTACTTGATGCCAGATGCTAAGTCACAAGTTACTATTGAATATGATGGCAACGATCATCCAGTTCGTGTTGATACAATTGTTTTAAGTACACAACACAAGGCTGAAGCTAGTCTGGATCAAGTTAAAAAAGATATTAAGAAATATGTTATCGATGAAGTTGTTCCAGCTGATATGATGGATGACAAGACGAAGATCTTGATCAATCCAACAGGACGCTTCGTGATCGGTGGACCAGAAGGGGATTCTGGCTTGACTGGTCGTAAAGTTATTGTTGATACATATGGTGGATTTGCTCGTCACGGTGGTGGTGCATTCTCTGGTAAAGATGCTACTAAGGTTGACCGTTCAGCTAGTTATGCAGCTAGATATATTGCCAAGAATTTAGTAGCTGCCGGAGTTGCTGAAAAAGTTGAGATCCAGATTGCCTATGCCATCGGTGTAGCAAGACCAGTTTCCATTCATGTTGATACATTTGGTACTAGCAACTTTTCCGAGGATCAAATTGAAGAAGTTATTAATAAGTTCTTTGATTTACGTCCACTCGGTATTATTAAAATGCTTGATCTACAAAGACCAATTTATAAGAAGACGGCTGCTTATGGCCACTTCGGACGTACAGATATCGATTTACCATGGGAAAAACTTGATAAAGTTAATGATATTAAGAGTTTCTTGAAAATTTAG
- a CDS encoding MDR family MFS transporter, whose product MTQKNQSNVVIVTIAVFIATFMTAIEGTIVSTAMPTIIGSLHGVSLMNWVFSIYLLMTAVATPIYGKLSDIVGRKPVLMIGLVLFVIGSTLCAMSNSMLTLILARVVQGIGSGAIQPLTFTIIADIYPLEKRAKILGFNGSAWGIAAVIAPLLGGFIVEQLSWHWVFLINLPVGLLTMALIWIFFKEDKREHAKLNIDYTGTVLLIFVLLPLMLALQNIGTGKAILTVALVVVSIVSIFLFIRVEKRVKDPILPMELFKNKTFVIQNVLALIVSGFLIGFEAYIPTWMQGILGLSPSMGGFAVTPSSIVWIFGSFWAGTLIKKMAPNRVIYISLFFLAIANGLLLMAGPTTPFIYFCSLAAVAGLGFGLTITTTTVTAQTVVEPENVGVATSFNTLLRTIGQSMMVSVYGIILNTALAKGAAENKNITVDMMNKLIDPQTANSLPQQLLPKMRQILFSGLHNIYVASLVLLIVGLVLNAFELKNRKILGSK is encoded by the coding sequence ATGACACAGAAGAATCAATCAAATGTCGTAATTGTTACAATCGCTGTCTTTATCGCTACTTTTATGACAGCTATTGAAGGAACAATTGTTTCGACCGCTATGCCAACTATTATTGGAAGTTTGCATGGCGTTAGTTTAATGAACTGGGTTTTCTCAATTTATTTATTAATGACGGCAGTTGCAACGCCAATCTACGGGAAATTGTCTGATATAGTTGGACGTAAACCTGTTTTGATGATTGGATTAGTTTTATTCGTAATAGGGTCAACACTTTGTGCAATGTCTAATTCGATGTTAACTCTAATTCTAGCTCGGGTGGTACAAGGTATTGGTTCTGGAGCAATCCAACCTTTAACGTTTACAATTATTGCTGATATTTATCCCTTAGAAAAAAGAGCTAAAATTTTAGGCTTTAACGGATCGGCTTGGGGAATTGCCGCAGTTATAGCACCGCTTTTGGGAGGTTTCATTGTTGAACAATTAAGTTGGCATTGGGTATTCTTGATTAATTTGCCAGTTGGTTTGTTAACGATGGCTCTGATTTGGATCTTCTTTAAAGAGGACAAAAGAGAACATGCAAAATTAAATATTGATTATACAGGAACGGTCTTATTGATTTTTGTCCTATTACCCTTGATGTTAGCTTTACAAAACATTGGTACGGGAAAAGCCATTTTGACAGTTGCTTTAGTAGTTGTTTCAATTGTTTCAATCTTTTTATTTATTCGAGTTGAGAAACGGGTTAAAGATCCGATTTTGCCAATGGAATTGTTCAAAAATAAGACCTTTGTCATTCAAAATGTCTTAGCTTTGATTGTCAGTGGATTTCTTATTGGTTTTGAAGCCTATATTCCTACATGGATGCAGGGAATCTTAGGATTGAGTCCTTCTATGGGAGGATTTGCAGTCACTCCTAGTTCAATTGTTTGGATTTTTGGATCGTTTTGGGCTGGTACTTTGATAAAGAAGATGGCACCTAATCGGGTTATTTATATCAGTCTCTTCTTCCTAGCAATTGCTAATGGATTGTTATTGATGGCAGGACCAACGACGCCATTTATTTATTTCTGTAGTCTAGCTGCAGTAGCCGGTTTAGGGTTTGGTCTTACAATAACGACAACAACCGTTACAGCTCAAACTGTCGTTGAACCGGAAAATGTTGGTGTTGCTACCAGTTTTAATACGCTATTAAGAACTATCGGTCAATCAATGATGGTTTCAGTTTATGGGATCATTTTGAATACTGCTTTAGCCAAAGGTGCGGCAGAAAATAAGAATATTACCGTTGATATGATGAATAAATTAATTGATCCACAAACGGCTAATTCATTGCCACAGCAGCTTTTACCCAAAATGAGACAAATTCTTTTTTCAGGATTGCACAACATTTATGTTGCTTCTCTTGTACTATTGATAGTGGGATTAGTTCTTAATGCCTTTGAGCTGAAGAATCGAAAAATTCTTGGCTCCAAATAA
- a CDS encoding DNA-3-methyladenine glycosylase has product MNIQKYFESAETMDLAQDMLGHTFTYTSDQGLFSGLIVETEAYLGPIDMAAHSYNGRHTKANDPLYQSGGTIYIYSIHSWLDMDISIQKAGTPNGILIRGLQPLKGIDLMEDNRKKTGFEVSNGPAKWMAAFGIKNKDLSGTKLNDGNFIFSEKKVQTPKEISATPRIGVKNKEPWTSKNMRFIVKGNPYVSKLPKRDMDLDSYGWL; this is encoded by the coding sequence TTGAACATACAAAAATACTTCGAATCCGCAGAAACAATGGATTTAGCCCAAGACATGTTGGGACATACTTTTACTTATACATCTGACCAAGGATTATTTTCAGGACTAATTGTTGAAACCGAAGCCTACTTAGGACCAATCGACATGGCGGCCCACAGTTACAATGGCAGACACACTAAAGCTAACGATCCACTCTACCAAAGCGGCGGAACTATTTATATCTATTCTATTCACAGTTGGTTAGATATGGATATCAGCATTCAAAAAGCTGGAACTCCAAATGGAATCCTAATTCGAGGTCTACAGCCTTTAAAGGGAATCGACTTGATGGAAGATAATCGTAAGAAAACTGGCTTTGAGGTTTCCAATGGTCCCGCCAAATGGATGGCAGCCTTCGGTATCAAAAACAAGGATCTTTCCGGAACAAAATTAAATGACGGTAATTTTATTTTTTCCGAAAAAAAAGTCCAGACCCCTAAAGAAATTTCAGCAACGCCGCGAATCGGCGTGAAGAATAAGGAACCTTGGACTTCTAAGAATATGCGCTTTATTGTTAAGGGGAATCCCTATGTTTCTAAATTACCCAAGCGTGATATGGATCTTGATTCATACGGTTGGCTATAA